The genomic stretch cttcttttcttgtagacagtgttgggcctccaagagcagaggtttgtagaacagcagcaagttttcccttaagtggatcacccaaggtttatcgaactcggggaggaagaggtcaaagatatccctctcaagcaaccccgcaatcacgatacaagaagtctcttgtgtccccaacacacctaatacacttgtcagatgtataggtgcactagttcggcgaagagatagtgaaatacaagtagtatggatgtatatgagtggtaatagcaatctgaataaaatatggcagcgagtaaacatgcaacataacagtaagtaagcggtgattcgatgtttggaaacaaggcctagggatcatactttcactagtggacactctcaacattgatcacataataaataataacttctctcatttgtgctacatacactcttttgttggatgacaaacaccgatcgttgtgtagggctacaagagctccctcaagccggagttaacaagcgccacaacattcagcattcatatttaagtaaccttagagcataatagatctttgcaaaataaaccgagtactaacatagcatacacactcgtcaccattacactatgaaagggggaatagatcacatcaatactatcatagtgataattaactccataacctacaagagattatgatcataacctacgacaagaaccacacgatgcacacactgtcacctttacaccatgcaggaggaatagactactttaataacatcacatgagtagcacatagactaatagcgatacaaagcccATCATATAGAtcccaatcatgtaaggcagctcatgagatcattgtattgaagtacatgagagagagattaaccacatagctaccggtacagcccttagcctcgagggagaactactccctcctcatcatgggagcagcagcgttgatggagatggcggtgaagatggcggtggtgtcgatggagaagccttccgggggcacttccccgtcccggcggcgtgccggaacagagactcctgtcccccagatcttggcttcgcaatggcggcggctctggaacttttctcgtaccgtggcttcttcgtatcgaagatttaggttagtggctttatataggcggaagggcagcctcggaggggtcctggggccaccagaccataggggggcgcgcccaccccctggccgcgccgccaggtggtgtggggcccccctggctcatctccgactcttctttgatgttctggaagctccccggGAAAATAaagtcctgggcgttgattttgtccaattccgagaatatttccttactaggatttctgaaaccaaaaacagtagaaaacaggaactggcacttcggcatctcgtcaataggtaagttccggaaaacgcatcaaaacgatataaagtgtgaacaaaacatgtaggtattgttataaaacaagcatggaacatcagaaattatagatacgttggagacgtatcagccccctgcgttgcccttccgcctacttaaagccttcgtcgcgaatacccctctaccgagagccacgatacggaaaaccttccagagacgccgccgccgccaatcccatctcgggggattcaggagatcgcctccggcaccctgccggagaggggaatcatcaccggagggtctctacatcatcatgcccgcctccggattgatgcgtgagtagttcatccttggactatgggtccatagcagtagctagatggttgtcttctccgcttgtgctatcattgtttagatcttgtgagctgcctaacatgatcaagatcatctatttgtaatgctacatgttgtgtttggtgggatccgatgaatctagaatactatgttaagttgattatcaatctatcatatatgtgttatttatgttcttgcatgctctccgttgctagtagaggatctggccaagttgatacttgtaactccaagagggagtatttatgcttgatagtgggttcatgcctccattgaatctgggatcgtgacagaaggttctaaggttgtggatgtgctattgctactagggataaaacatcaatgctttgtctaaggatatttgtgttgattacattacgcaccatacttaatgcaattatctgttgtttacaacttaatactgaaggggtgcggatgctaacccgaaggtggattatttaggcatagatgcatgttggatagcggtctatgtactttgtcgtaatgccctgattaaatcacatagtaatcatcattgatatgtattgaatcttgatttgtcaattgcccacctgtaatttgttcacccagcatgttagttatcttattggagagacaccactagtgaactatggaccacggtccattcttttagatctgaatacattctactgcaattattgttattaccgttctttgcaaacaaacaccatcttccactcgatacgtttaatcctttgttttcagcaagccggtgagattgacaacctcactgttacgttggggcaaagtatcttgattctgttgtgcaggttccgcgttggcgccggtttcactggtgttgcgccgcactacactcctccaccaacaaccttcacgtgcttcttggctcctactggttcgataaccttggtttctttctgagggaaaacttgcggctgtgcgtatcataccttcctcttggggttcccaacggacgtgtacatctacgcgcatcatgtgacatcgaccaacatgttaataggattgatatgatactagtatcaataacatgtgcgcgaagcacttggaagtgggacgggaagaaacttggaagttaagcgtgctagtgcaggagcagtgggaggatgggtgaccaagcgggaagtttgaccacgagtaagtaatttgactgaagattaagtgtagttagagacaaataactaaaatactagaaattctgccaAAAAATAGGGAGTGAAAATTAATTAGAAAACTAAATGGATAAAaaataacgaaatagcctttattcTGTATTACAAACCGAGACTAAAGATTTTTCGCCCCGGCGCGCGCCAGCCACCCACGTGGtggagcctttagtcccggttgcaaaaTCAGGAGTAAATGTCCttatcaaccgggactaaaagctctttttctactagtgccttTTTAGATCAATATAAAACGGGAGTGGAGTTTTGGAGCACACGCGTCTTTTATTTTCAAATGCATCTTAGATAcgatttttgaaatttttaaaatgttgaaaaaaaaTTAGCACGTGCATCTTCACAAGCTATGGGCTCACAAAGTCATTTCATGAAAAAAATAGACTTGTCATGTGGCATGTgtgaaaaaagacaaaattcaatgccaaAAGTAGGGCTTTTCACAaattaaattttctcttttttacaaagACCACAAATAGTATCGGttcttcgtgaaacttgacgaacacaaatatattatggagatatacatgtaaattttttgtcaaatttttttattgcttcaaaatattttttttggtagagggagcatatgcacccgggagccgaattaagTTTCCCATATAAAACATACtaaaatatatttatatattttgtCCTCGGTTGGGCTACTTATGCAATATTTTTAAATTAGTTTACATTTAGTATATTGCCCCAAATCAATTCAAGCAATGCCAGAAATGCACATAAAAGTAGTGTGTTCATTATAGAAAATCGCAAGCCATTTCACTatttaaatgaaaatgaagaagtcATATTATCTTCCCTCTTGTAAAACATGTGTTTctcaaatatttaaaaaatacaaGAATTCAAATAAAGAAGTCAATAGCTAGAGGGCACATCAAAATATTACTCCGCCATAATTTTTGAAAATTCTTTTAGTCCCGCTCTTTAATATTTCAGGTATGGTTGGATATTTATTTTAAATGTTACTAAGAATCCAAATAGTTGAAACAAAATACAAACAACTTGGATAGTCATACTAATCCACTCAGGTAAAGGTTGATTTAAGACGAGGTTCAGAAAATTCGAACAAGTTtcgaaaagtttattttctttgaaGTTTTCAACAAAGCCAGTCAATTGAATCAACTTATTTTACTTATTTAACATTCCAATTTTTTGGGATGCTACAGGTATACTGATTACCACCTGCACACCAATATAGCTGTGCACCGACGGTAAGTGGTGACATTTTTTTTCCTCCACCCCTCCCCCACCACCCatacccccgtggatcgcctcttTGGCTTTgaacaaataaaagaaaatgatagaaatttgAAAAAATAAATCCTTCGAGACAATCATGTGTTATGTGTTCTAGTTGTTAGGAAAATTAGCAAACATGAATTtcaatatattatgcaaaatgatgGCATGCTTCGGTAAATGGCATTTATGGTTGCATATGAGCTCCAATGAAAAACTTTttttcatatgaaaatatatctacgaaaaaagttacatccgatttcaacgaCCTACGGTCATTTACCCATTTTTTAATTCCTCAAAATCAAAATGAAAATAGGAATATTCTGGGGTTTACGATTTTGGTgcgaaaaagtttcaaaaaaacttACAGTCGACACATTGGCATAGTGGTGCACCGGCCGTAACACCACTATAAATTGTAATCAGCCGGCgcccttctccttctcttccaattTTCCCTCCCTCCTCTTTCActtctcctccgcttcctccctCTGGCCATCttttcttctcctcatcttcccctTCTCCCTCCTTCTCTTCCACTTGTACGCCTTCTTCCCCCCTAGATCCTCTATCATCTCCCTCCCTCCAGCGAGCACCTCCTCACCGGAGACCAACTCCTCAACCTCCATctggcgaccacctcctctcacTCTAGCAACCACCACCTCTCCCTCCTTCATGTGTGATGCCCACAATGACGACCACAACCACAGCGACGAACATGGTCAAGACCTAGATCTCTACCTAGatatagatctagattgagcttttttttttattctgaaaaaaaaccgccggcgcacctggggctggtgcgccggcagtaacaacGCTAACACCGGCACACCTGGCCGGTGCATCGGCGATAAACCGTTACCTCCGGTGTGCTAGCGCCGGCTTGCATTGGTGCGCTGACAATGGGCAATTAAGGTACGTCAACAATAaggtttttcctagtagtgatgtgTTGACTTGTGAACAAGAAAGAACATCCAGGAAATGTAATCCCTAATGACAGTGGGAATAACATAGAGACCATCCATAAAGCACATACATTATCAATTAACAGAATCTAACTCGTGAATCTCAATATAGAAAAGAATACGGGCGTTGGAGGTAGTGGTCAAACAAGAAATACAAACATGTTACAAATGAATGAACGAAATGAATGAGCAAACTAGAAAGGATGACAGAACAGCACACCAGAGAGCACGGTACTACGAAACCTTTTTGTGACTAATCCAAGGCGTCAAGATGGCCAGACCATCAACCGGTGTAGGTAGGGCACTAGGTCTTGTTGATGAAGGCGCATGTCTTCCTGATCTCGCCCTCGGCGCTGGTCTTCAACCCGATGTAGCCCATCTTCACCATGGCATCTTCGAAGTCATGGTACCACACGATTGGGCCTAAGAACTTGCCACTCAAAAATTGACGGTTGCCGGCATAGAACTCCACCAGGTCCTCAGTCTGCGAGGACGTGGTGAGCGACGCGTCGGAGTTGAAGAGCACATCGCGGCTAATGACGTTCTTGTAGTACTGGTTGTCCAACCTGTCGGGGGTCACAGCATCCTGCGGCACGTTTATGCTGCTGCCGGCGCTGCAGGTCGCGGTCAGCTGCCCGGCGAGCTTGGGTTCCATGGCCGTACTGGAACTGGAGTTGGCGGCCGGCGGAAGACGGTCGGGGAAGGAGGAGCAGGCTGAGCGCCCGATGGAGTGCGCGCCGGAAAGCACGACCATTTCGTTCTGGTTGAGCCCCTTGGCGGCGAACATGGCCGTGGTCAGGGCGAGGTCCCCGAAGGGCGGCGGCAGGTTCTGGAAGGTGTCGGCGGCGCGCGATACTTTCCCGTCGTACCGGCCGGCCGGTACACGGTAGTTGATCCTGCCGTAGCTCAGGCTGTAGCTGGCGTCGCGGCCGGCGAAGGCGACGATGTCGGCGCACGAGACGATGCCTGGGCAGTGCTTCTCGAGTTTAGCCTTTGCCTCCTCAATCAGTTCAAAGCCACGCAGGCTCAGGTTCGGGAAAGCCGTCCTCTCCGTGTCCGTGCCGCTGAGCAGGACAGAGCCGTCGCAGCCCTGAAGAGAACCACGGCCAACGGGCAACATTTGTGAGCCAGCTACTCTAATTACGTACATTACATTGCATGCAGAAACAATGTATGTGTTAGTACCTCgacgaagcagtcgtggaagaaGAGGCGTATGAGCCCGGCCTTCTCGCCGGCGGTGGCTTTCTCCACGACTTTCCTCACGATCTCCTCCGCCCGAGGGCACTTGTCCTTGTCGGCATAGTAGCCGACCTTGAGGCCAGGGGTAGGGCTCACCGGAGGACAAGCCTGTGGGAGCTGATAGGGCACGCTAGGATTCGGGGGTGGAAAGCCGTAGCCGGCGTAGATTGAGAATTCGCAGGACACGGCGCCGAGCAAGGAGGCGAGTACGGCGAGAAGGGCAAGCTTGGCCATCTTCCTAGCTTCCTGCTCGGGTCTTGGGGTTTGCTCGAGAGAAGATGGGATGAAGCAAACTTGCTGTTCTGCATGTGTATTTATAGCCGTAACCTGGGTGCAGCGGATGTTAATTTGTTGGTAAGTCAACTTGCCAGCCGGGAACCGTGGTGCATGCGCACACACAAACAAACAGGCTGATGAGCGTGCATCGCGGCGGCGCCAACTTAATTGTTCCTCCATTATGCATACTGCGACTACCTGTCCAGGTTCGATTTGCGTACATGCCTTGCGTTGACACTCGAACACGTATTACAAAAGGTAGCTGTGCATGTATTATACTCGACTTGCATGGAACCGTAACATGTTCAGGTAACCAACGGCTGGTGCATTACGACAGGAAGTTTCCCAGCCATCCATGCATGTGGATCTAACTACCTGTTGGTGCATTACGACAGGAAGTTCCTGCGCAGAGAAAAGGCGTACGTATAGAAGATGCACCCAATTATCGTCCAAACAAAGGAAACCGGCGCGCCGCCCTCGCCAGAGCACGTCAAATCCAGCGCGACTGCTCGACGAGTCCTTCACAGGAGACTCCACAAGTGAAAACCGCCGACTCGGCTGACTGCAAGACTCCTTccacatctcctcttgcataagaAGGGAACAAGGACGATCTGAACATAGTGGATACAACAGTTGTCACAACACGAGACTCGCCACAATGGTTCCCCTTCTCCAAGCGAGTGATCCGAGAGTGCGAAGAAGAAAGCCTAGTTCGACAGGCAGACATCGACATGATCGCGTTGGATTCTCTCATTTCCCCCCTTCCCCTCTCTCACTCCGCTACAGGACCTTGAGGGTCGACTCCCGTCGGCCGGGCCGATCTGAGGccctctccgccggaatagccggccggagtaGGTCAAAGATGGGTGCCGGAGTAGGTAGAAGTAGATATAGCTATAGATCTAGCCTAGTTTTAGATGCTACCCATGTGGAGAATGGCGCCATGCCCATGGGGGTTCGGCCATGGGGGAGCTCGGGCTGCTCCCGGTGGCCTGTGGTGGTGTCGGCGCGGTGCGTGGTGCTCCCATGGTGGGAGCCagaggcggacggcggcggcgctgcaaCGACCCTCCAAATAAAGCTCATCTGCTTTCCTCTTGATCTGGCCAGATCTGGGCTGGATCCTTCTTCTCATGGCCACCGGGGAGGTGGGAATGAGGAGGAGATCCTCTCTGGAGCTGTTCTTTACAGATCGACGGGAGAGCGTCCTGGAGCAAGATCTCTTCTCCGACGAGCGCAACACGCGGTGACCATGATTGTCGCCGTGATCCTCGGTCAGCAAGGTGACCCATCCTCAACCTCCGTTTTGGAGGCCCTTCGTTCTTTCTGCTGGTGCTCGACGCCTTTGGGAGTccaagtggtttgtccccggCCTCCTGGAGGTTGCCAGCAGCGGGATCTCCTCGCCGGAGCAGGGCTTTCGGGCATACAGCTCTCTAAGCTCGGCGGTGACGCCTcgagcttgccggcgtgtggtggCAGAGGCACCCAGGCACTGGATTgcttttctccttatttttccaGGGTGCTTTATGTAATTTGCAAGGTCTCTTCTTCAAATAGCTGGTTAGTTAGGGCAAGAGATGATAAGGGACTCTGCTGTAATTTGTACCTGCCATGTGGTGTTCAATGAAATTGCTCCGCTGGGGTCGATGACCCCAtcttgtgttcaaaaaaaaaaagacatgatCGCGTTGGTCGTTAGGCCAAAGATCAAGGTCTTCAGGCTAAGCAAGTCACTCGTGGACGGAGGAAGCACCGTTAGCATCTTGTTCTATGACATGTTTAAACACATTGTTGTGCAAagtggatctgcattggtcttccaccgccaTCATCCGCACTAGGGTGATTTGGGTGGGCTTTGACTTTTCTAGATCTAAGGCGAAAACATTCtaattttttagataaaaggaatatattaatatcaaaagataccaattacgctcagcctctgcaacaacgccccaccctagtggcagtacggatgcacacagccaaaaaagagtaaagaaaactaacaaataaaagtcccgctgcagcattccagacctagcaacagcaatacaaccaccaccgagacaacacctgaaatacaaactctccaaaagcgacgcctccaagaagggaacaatgcaccaAGGCCGTCgttgcccgaccaaaggtcttaggttttcaccctgaagatagtccccactctcaaaacaatgcctccaacaaggtcatagcCACGCACAACCAGTTAAGATCAGACCTTTTGTTTTCACCCTTagatgtaagactctgaacttcacatgtgcagccgcccccacatgcataccactgctgcggagcccggaacaccaagaaaatccctcagcatcacggagactcgaacctcctttagccagtcaaCCAatgcggccttcatgatattccttcttctgacttcaccatgaacaaaaagtcacctgatgtcaacacagaatagaccttcgcgccgctccctccggaaccaaacggtcggaataaaaacatgggtgcgcgcgaccgaataccacccgatccagcaaactccaggcaaaagatgcactgttccattctccagcggagctttccggaactcatctctccagccagatcaaggcaaactgacctccggtagatcttcatcttcgcttgcgagaaacctgaggaccgccaccaaaaacaaagcaagaccagcagcccccatgCCGCCAGTCCCTCCTGTCGGATCATCAGGGAAGAGGACGGCAGcccggatcatgcgtaccaccgccgaACCGTCACCGGGGATGGAGGCCGCCACCACTCCactgaatcctccatggctaccgacggagagcatcaggccccggccaagtagctgTGCCGCCCAGCTTCCTCCACCGGTGCTTCATGCCCATATCTATCGTCCGCAAATGTATCCAACTCAAAGACGGTGGTCCATGCGGGTCTTGACATCAGAttggttttttttgttgttgatgtCGTCGATCAAGACGTGgatgccgccaattgggacgcTCGTGTAGCGCGTGGGGCTAATCCTAGCCGGAACCCATCCAGCACTCGTCATTTGGAACGACTAGAACATTGCCGACATAGAGGACGCATAGGATGTCGAGGGTGTTGCCGATGCCTGCGAAGGCGGATCCCATGGTGGGCACGGTGGGCACGGTGGGCACCagctatcattgtatgaatgatgagtATGCCATGGAGGGTCCCTCGCGGCATGCAGATAGAGGTGGGCGAAAGGCGGGAAGCTACTGGGACGGTGAGACacaagttacccagcttcggatatCGCAAGTGTGGCGAAACCCTACTTGCTACTATAACTCATTATAAGAGCAACATGTGCACGATTACAATGAGAGGATTGGTTCTGCCTAAAGGGCTACCTggatctggcttataaaggcgccatgaTCCAGGGTTTACAAGGAGTAGCCCATTTTGGACTCTACTAGCGCTATCTTAACTAGGTACAACTTTTCATACACGTAAGGATCCCTCTAACCTATGTTTGTACGGAATCAACCTGTCGGTGCAGATCCGGCCAGAGCCACcccatgaagtatatccacaaaagGTGGGGCGATGGTAAGGGCAGAAAACATAATATCGTCGGTGTCGAGCTCTGAGTGACGGGGGAATAGGACATGATAGAGGCCCTGGAGAGGACACATGACTGGCGCTCAGGTGCGGGGTTAGCGACTGGCGAGATGCGTGTGAGAAAGCTTGGAGGGAACGAAGGAGGAGCAGGGAATTCACGAGGGTTTGGTGGTTTCAGATGGGCCCAGGTGTCGGTGCTCAGAGTTGCGATGAAGAAATCGGCGGACCAGTGGCATGGCAGGAAATAGAAcaccaaaattctttttaggtagTAGAGACTCGGCGGATTGGTGGTCAAGGAACTCCTTGATTTTTGCATGGGCGTGCCTTGGATAGACGAGTCATTGATTGTTTGAATTTTCTGTCGGTTTCGCTAATATTGTCGGTGAAGAGATGACTCAGCCGGAATAGGTCTATTTGTTGATTAGGGATCTCGCCCAGCTGACTAAATCCATGTCGTCAACTCGCCCCGAAGTGGGCGCAACTGTCGTGGTTCTTTCATGACATTTGTCATTGAAGATAGTGTGAAGAGATTAGGGAGAGGCGACGTTGGAGAATCCATCCTAGATTTGGCCCTTTTGGGATGGATGGGTCACCTTAGGCATGGTGGCGGCGCTCCGGGCGAAAGGAGGAGCGGGTACTCATGCTAGCGGAGGGGTAAAGGTGGCATGTCTGCTGCGGTGCGGGGTGGATCTTTACCACCCGATTTGGCCCCAATCGGGCCTGTGTGGGCC from Lolium rigidum isolate FL_2022 chromosome 4, APGP_CSIRO_Lrig_0.1, whole genome shotgun sequence encodes the following:
- the LOC124647022 gene encoding peroxidase 2-like translates to MAKLALLAVLASLLGAVSCEFSIYAGYGFPPPNPSVPYQLPQACPPVSPTPGLKVGYYADKDKCPRAEEIVRKVVEKATAGEKAGLIRLFFHDCFVEGCDGSVLLSGTDTERTAFPNLSLRGFELIEEAKAKLEKHCPGIVSCADIVAFAGRDASYSLSYGRINYRVPAGRYDGKVSRAADTFQNLPPPFGDLALTTAMFAAKGLNQNEMVVLSGAHSIGRSACSSFPDRLPPAANSSSSTAMEPKLAGQLTATCSAGSSINVPQDAVTPDRLDNQYYKNVISRDVLFNSDASLTTSSQTEDLVEFYAGNRQFLSGKFLGPIVWYHDFEDAMVKMGYIGLKTSAEGEIRKTCAFINKT